Below is a genomic region from Bacillota bacterium.
GGTATAATGAAGGTGGATAGTGGGGCTGGAAAATATTTAAGGGCGGAGGCGAGCACATGCTGACTGACCAGGAGTTAATTGCCGATCTAAAAGACATAATAACCACCGGAGCTTCGATCTCATATTTTGACACTGACAGCGCTGCCAATAAGTGGCGTATAATCGGTACCACCGGTAACATTATTAAGTTGTTTTCCGGGACAGGAGCATTTCAATTGGTATCATTTGCCCAGCTGGCGCAGTTCGCCCGGGAAGGGCGGCTCAAAATCAATGGTAAACTATATCTAGATGCGCCTAGGAGCAAAAATCGTGAAAATTAGGGCAGACTAGGCGTTGACTTATCGGCCGGTTTTGTATTAAGGTGAAGAAGAACCTAAGCATTAGAGAGGAGGCGATGAAATGCCTTTCTTTTACCCGTACTACTACAGCCCTTACGCCATAGTAGTATTACCGGCAATTATTTTGGCTTTGTATGCGCAGCTTAGGGTCCAGGCCACCTTCCAGCGCTACTTGCAGGTGCGGGCTCAAAGTGGTATGACTGGAGCCGATGTGGCCCGGATGCTTCTTAGGAGTCAGGGTCTGGAGGGTGTCAGGGTGGAGACTATTCCTGGCCGGCTCACCGATCATTATGATCCCCGTGATCGTACTCTGCGATTGTCCCAACAAGTATTTTATGGCAATTCGCTGGCGGCTTTAGGGGTAGCAGCTCACGAAACCGGACATGCCCTGCAGCATGCTACTGATTATGTACCACTTAGTGTACGTTCCAGTTTGGTACCGGCGGCCAATATCGGTTCCCAGCTTGGTTTGCCGCTGGCCCTGTTTGGATATTTCTTCCAGAGCGGGTTTATGCTGCAATTGGGGATCATACTCTTTAGTCTGGCAGTGTTGTTTCAATTGGTAACGCTGCCGGTGGAGTTTAATGCCAGTTCGCGGGCGCTGGGGTTGCTAGAAGGCCAGGGTGTACTGGCCCGGGATGAAATCGGCGGTGCCAGAGCGGTGCTTCAGGCGGCGGCCCTAACTTACGTGGCAGCTACTTTATCGGCTGTTCTGCAGCTGCTGAGGTTATTGTTAATGGCTGGCTTGGGACGACGCCGTGACTAAAACAAATAGGACCAGGATAAAAGGAAGGGTCTAGACCAAGACCCTTCCTTTTTGGCGGCGACCAGCCTTAGCCTGTAACCATCTGTTGTCCGCAGCAGGTACCTGGGGTATTGGATGTACGGCCGCAGTTAGGGCAGGTATACTGGGTTTGTTGGGACATGGGCTTGCCGTGACAGTAGTCCGGCAGTCGGGATTGGCGGCCGCAAGAGGAGCAGATGTAGGTCACATTATCACCTCCTGTAAAGTTTACCTGGTGCTATCATGCCCGAAATATTTGATCTTCACCCATAAGACGGCAAAAAAAGGTTTTTTACCCAGGGCCAGAGAAAACTATTTCATAAGTAAGTGTAGCGAAAGCTCAAGATCGGGTTCAATAAGATCTCATAGGTCCGGATGCGAACATAATTCTACTTTAGGTGAAAGGAGACTGGCGCGTGCTCAGAGCGGTAACCTTTGATTTATGGAACACTGTAATTAGGGAAAAGTCTGAGGACAGTATTGAAGAAGTGGTGATTACACGACTGGCAGATATCTTGGCTCGATATGGGGAAGCTAGGCCCAAGGAGGACATAACGGAGGTAGCTATGCGTTGCCGGGATAAAGTGATGGGGTTTCAAGTAAATGAAGGAAAAGAAATGCCGCCTGAGGAGCAGCTAGCTTGGATAGTGGCGGCGCTAGATATTCCCAGTACCGAGCGGCTCATGGCCGAGCTGTATGAAGCCTACACCACCGCCTCCTTGGAACAATTGCCTGAGCCGGTGCCCGGGGTGGCACGAGTGCTGATCCAACTGAAAGAACAGGTGGACTTGGCCCTAATCTGCAACACCGGGAGAACACCGGGCAGTACGGCCCGCATTATTTTGGAACGGCTCGGCTTGAAACAACATTTTTCCCACTTGCTTTTTTCCAATGAAGTAGGGGTAGCCAAACCGCATCCGGAGATTTTTCGGCAAGCGCTGGCTGCTTTAGGGATACAACCTCAGGAAGCGGTTCATATCGGCGATGATCCGCGTACCGATGTAAGAGGGGCGCGCGACATTGGCATGCGCACGGCCTGGCTAGCCCACGGCCGACAACTAACAGGAGTAGAATGCGATGTAGTTGTCCATAACTGGGAGGATTTCTTAACGTGGATAAGAAACCAGGTAACGTTTTCATCCTAAGCGAAGCGATTTCCATTCTGAACCAAGGATCCAAGGCGGCTAAGATTATCACCCTAAGCGAAGCGATTTCCATCCCGAGCCCAGTATCCAAAGCGACTAAGCATGTTACCCTAAGCGAAGCAGATCACGAACCAAGCATGCCATCCTGAGCGAAGCGAAGGATGTTAGACGCTTTACCGAAAAATGTGGCATTATATAACGAACTAAAGAAGGAATTCCGCACCGCAAGGAGAATACTATTTATAGTAATGAAACCACATTTCACCATATGAAAGGAGAGGTTGAGATGTTAGAACTGAAGAAGGATTACGGTGAACTGGCACCGACGGAGCGAGCGCTTCTTGGTGCGGGGCCCAGCGGAGTAGATCCAAGGGTTCTTAGAGCCATGAGCACACCGCTGTTAGGGCATCTTGATCCGGAGTTCATTGAGATTATGAACGACACCCGCGACTTACTGCGCTACGTGTTCCAGACTGAAAACACCTTGACGTTACCCATGTCCGGAACCGGAAGTGCCGGCATGGACACAGCCTTGTCCAATTTGCTGGAGCCTGGAGACAAAGCCATTGTGGCTGTCTGCGGCGTGTTTGGCGAACGAATGGTAGATATTGCCGGTCGTACCGGTGCTGAGGTAAAGGTTATCAACGGCGAGTGGGGCCGCATTATTGAGGTTGAACAAGTAGAAGCGGCATTCAAAGAAATGCCCGATGCTAAAGTGTTGGCCTTTGTCCATGCCGAGACTTCCACCGGTATCATACAACCGGTAGACGACATTGTTCGTATTGCCCACGAGCATGGAGCCCTGGTAGCTATGGACTGCGTCACTTCACTGGGCGGAGCGCCGGTATTAATTGACGAGTGGGGGATTGACGCGGCCTACAGCGGCACCCAAAAATGCATCAGCTGTCCGCCGGGCTTGGCACCGGTTACTATGAATGCCAAGGCTCAAGAAGCGCTCCATAATCGCAAGACCAAGGTTCCCAGTTGGTACTTAGATCTTACCATGATCGAACGTTACTGGGGCCAAGAGAGGTTTTACCACCATACAGCTCCCATCAGCATGGTCTATGCCTTGCGTGAAGCGCTGCGCATTATTGCCGAAGAGGGACTTACAGCCCGGTGGGCCCGGCACGAACTAAATGCCAAAGCATTTAGCACCGGTTGTGAAGCTATGGGACTTAAGCCGTTTGCCCAAGAAGGTTATCGTCTCCCCAGCTTAGTTACCTTGTGGGTGCCGGAAGGAGTACAGGATGCAGCGGTCCGGCAACATCTGCTGCGAGCTTTCAATCTCGAGATCAGCGGCGGCCTCGGCCCCGTCAAAGGTCAGATCTGGCGTGTGGGTCTCATGGGCTCCAACTCCAACCGCAAGAACATCATGCTGGCCCTAACAGCCCTGGCTTCCGCACTCAACGCCCAAGGGTTCAAAGCCTCGGCCAGCGCAGCCCTAGAAGCTGCTACAGCAGTTTACGACGGTTCCCGGAAGTAATGACTAAGGGGGAAATAACGCCATGATCAGAGGTGTTTTTGCACCTATTGCTACACCCTTTAAAGCCGGCGACGGCAACATCTACTGGGATAAACTCAAGTTCAACTTAGATAGATGGTCTAAGTCTGGGCTGGCTGGGCTGGTGGTTCTGGGATCTAACGGCGAGTTTCAGCTCCTTTCGCGTCAGGAGAAGGAACAGTTGATCAGTTTTGTGCGGGAGAATACACCGACAGAGCTAAAAGTTATCGCTGGCACTGGCTGTGAGTCCACCCAGGAAACCATTGACCTGTCAAAAAGGGCAGCTGAACTGGGAGCAGATGCTGTATTGGTTGTTACCCCCAACTATTACAAGGCATGCTATACTCCAACTGCTTTAAAAGCCTATTTTGAAGCTGTGGCCGATGCTTGCCCGATCCCAGTGATGCTCTATAACATGCCTGGCAATACCGGTATTAACATGACAGCGGATCTTGTGGCCGAATTGGCTGGACATCCCAACATTGTAGGCGAAAAGGACAGTTCGGGGAGCATTGTTCAAGTGGCCGAGACCATCTCAAAAACCTCCCCCGATTTTACCGTGTTTGCCGGGTCGGCCAGCTGGCTATTGCCAGCACTTTGCCTGGGGGCTAAGGGGGGCACAGTGGCACTGGCCAACGTGCTCCCAGAGCAGTGTGTTGCCATCTACGATTATTTTCAAGCTGGAAAGTTGGAAGAAGCGCGCCAAATCCAGCTAAATGTGCTGGAAATCAATAAAGCGGTTACCGCCCGGTGGGGGCCGGCCGGACTAAAAGCGGCCATGGATTTGGTAGGTTATTACGGCGGTCCGCCGCGGCTGCCGATTCAGCCACTCACACCGACTCAGTTAGAGGAACTGAAGCAAATCCTGCAGCGGGGCCAATTTATCGAAAGTTAACTAGCGAGCAGCGATAATCTGGGGCGACTTTCCCAAGGGAGAGTCGCCCCAGATTTTTTCGGGCCAACGCAACCAATCAGTAACTACCACGCATGTTCTATGCCACAATCGAACAATCCGTCATAAAATAAATATATAGAGCATAAAACAAAGTATATCATGCAAGATATATTGACTAAAAATAGCAACGAATATATAATGTATATAACCAGCGATCCTTGGGTGTTAAAGGTGCAAAGGAGGACCACGGTGAAGAGAAGGCTGTTACTGACGTCTTTGCGAGAGCGCTTGTATGAGTCACTTAAGGAAGATATACTTACTAATCGGTTCAAGCCCGGTGAAGAACTACAGATAAACAAGCTAGCCGAGGAATTTGGCGTTAGCTCTACCCCAGTGCGCGAAGCCCTGGTCCGTCTGGAAGGGGCTGGGCTGGTGGTACTGATGTCCAATCGTGGGGCCCAAGTAGCTCCTATTAGTTTGGAAGATGTTAAGAACGCTTGGGAAGTACGGCGGCTATTGGAGCCGCATGC
It encodes:
- a CDS encoding alanine--glyoxylate aminotransferase family protein, with translation MLELKKDYGELAPTERALLGAGPSGVDPRVLRAMSTPLLGHLDPEFIEIMNDTRDLLRYVFQTENTLTLPMSGTGSAGMDTALSNLLEPGDKAIVAVCGVFGERMVDIAGRTGAEVKVINGEWGRIIEVEQVEAAFKEMPDAKVLAFVHAETSTGIIQPVDDIVRIAHEHGALVAMDCVTSLGGAPVLIDEWGIDAAYSGTQKCISCPPGLAPVTMNAKAQEALHNRKTKVPSWYLDLTMIERYWGQERFYHHTAPISMVYALREALRIIAEEGLTARWARHELNAKAFSTGCEAMGLKPFAQEGYRLPSLVTLWVPEGVQDAAVRQHLLRAFNLEISGGLGPVKGQIWRVGLMGSNSNRKNIMLALTALASALNAQGFKASASAALEAATAVYDGSRK
- the dapA gene encoding 4-hydroxy-tetrahydrodipicolinate synthase; its protein translation is MIRGVFAPIATPFKAGDGNIYWDKLKFNLDRWSKSGLAGLVVLGSNGEFQLLSRQEKEQLISFVRENTPTELKVIAGTGCESTQETIDLSKRAAELGADAVLVVTPNYYKACYTPTALKAYFEAVADACPIPVMLYNMPGNTGINMTADLVAELAGHPNIVGEKDSSGSIVQVAETISKTSPDFTVFAGSASWLLPALCLGAKGGTVALANVLPEQCVAIYDYFQAGKLEEARQIQLNVLEINKAVTARWGPAGLKAAMDLVGYYGGPPRLPIQPLTPTQLEELKQILQRGQFIES
- a CDS encoding HAD family hydrolase, which produces MLRAVTFDLWNTVIREKSEDSIEEVVITRLADILARYGEARPKEDITEVAMRCRDKVMGFQVNEGKEMPPEEQLAWIVAALDIPSTERLMAELYEAYTTASLEQLPEPVPGVARVLIQLKEQVDLALICNTGRTPGSTARIILERLGLKQHFSHLLFSNEVGVAKPHPEIFRQALAALGIQPQEAVHIGDDPRTDVRGARDIGMRTAWLAHGRQLTGVECDVVVHNWEDFLTWIRNQVTFSS
- a CDS encoding zinc metallopeptidase, with the translated sequence MPFFYPYYYSPYAIVVLPAIILALYAQLRVQATFQRYLQVRAQSGMTGADVARMLLRSQGLEGVRVETIPGRLTDHYDPRDRTLRLSQQVFYGNSLAALGVAAHETGHALQHATDYVPLSVRSSLVPAANIGSQLGLPLALFGYFFQSGFMLQLGIILFSLAVLFQLVTLPVEFNASSRALGLLEGQGVLARDEIGGARAVLQAAALTYVAATLSAVLQLLRLLLMAGLGRRRD